A region of Panicum virgatum strain AP13 chromosome 8N, P.virgatum_v5, whole genome shotgun sequence DNA encodes the following proteins:
- the LOC120686190 gene encoding uncharacterized protein LOC120686190 isoform X1, producing the protein MSSWEREMAQPRTSQTGHRHGSRFEETRERLSSLIPRNPFELKMRDCYWMLLAESSTDRFVILQGCRFADQMPNDEFKLVAAGNVDSDWYTVYWLGAKDLARVVHKIMMRKKRNEANDSDIVQKCAFHGLLIYDLVTDIFGLRRPMRLVPPLLGLEMQSLGSEMQMLSRVLEPPSVLAAASRLMIAQGPLGTVASSSAPWVGYRPWAAVGCTPRYLIESLVWPLFLVLFWRSVWRLRSSADYDLEAAGQAHRIGGGAAAPVQQPSVGYRPWAAVGRTPRYLIESLVWHLFLVLFWRSEYDVRRLRSSADYDLEAGGQAHRIGGGAAAPVQQPSEVSQRLDAVMVQAYAAFIPVCVTAYPLLKDAPDYIKFIIFGGLAFTNLGLFVGILSNSVARRGLAIRLVSFSAIAVLTFCVASQLSSRIYVALTALVGVVLNLIIMLLPF; encoded by the exons ATGAGCTCTTGGGAGAGGGAAATGGCACAACCGCGGACCAGCCAGACAGGACATCGTCATGGATCCAGATTTGAGGAGACGCGTGAGCGTTTGTCATCTCTGATCCCCCGAAATCCCTTCGAGCTAAAAATGCGCGATTGCTACTGGATGCTTCTCGCTGAGTCGTCCACAGACAGATTT GTCATCCTTCAAGGGTGTAGGTTTGCTGATCAGATGCCCAACGATGAATTCAAGCTTGTTGCTGCTGGAAACGTGGACTCCGATTGGTACACAGTTTATTGGCTCGGGGCAAAAGATCTAGCACGCGTGGTTCACAAAATCATGATGAGGAAGAAAAGAAACGAAGCAAATGATTCAGATATCGTGCAGAAATGTGCCTTCCACGGCCTTCTCATTTACGATCTAGTTACCGACATCTTCGGCTTGCGTCGTCCTATGCGTTTGGTTCCACCGTTGCTGGGTTTGGAAATGCAGAGTTTGGGGTCGGAGATGCAGATGCTATCGCGAGTTCTTGAGCCGCCGAGTGTACTTGCCGCGGCCTCGCGGTTAATGATAGCTCAAGGCCCCCTCGGCACAGTTGCATCTTCCTCTGCTCCTTGG GTGGGCTACCGTCCATGGGCTGCAGTCGGATGCACCCCCCGTTATTTGATTGAATCGTTGGTCTGGCCTTTGTTTTTGGTCCTGTTTTGGCGGTCTGTGTGGCGTCTCAGATCGTCGGCCGACTATGACTTGGAGGCAGCAGGACAAGCTCATCGGATTGGCGGTGGTGCTGCCGCTCCAGTTCAACAACCATCG GTGGGCTACCGTCCATGGGCTGCAGTCGGACGCACCCCCCGTTATTTGATTGAATCGTTGGTCTGGCATTTGTTTTTGGTCCTGTTTTGGCGGTCTGAATATGACGTGCGGCGTCTCAGATCGTCGGCCGACTATGACTTGGAGGCAGGAGGACAAGCTCATCGGATTGGCGGTGGTGCTGCCGCTCCAGTTCAACAACCATCG GAGGTTTCCCAAAGGCTTGATGCTGTTATGGTGCAAGCTTATGCCGCGTTCATACCCGTGTGCGTGACGGCGTACCCTCTGTTAAAGGATGCTCCTGACTACATCaagttcataatttttggaggtcTGGCCTTCACCAACCTGGGCCTGTTCGTCGGGATCCTGTCCAACTCTGTGGCTCGCCGCGGGCTGGCCATCCGCCTGGTCTCGTTTTCGGCTATCGCTGTCCTGACGTTCTGCGTCGCGTCTCAGCTCTCTTCACGTATCTACGTCGCTCTCACTGCACTTGTTGGTGTGGTGCTAAACTTGATCATTATGCTGCTGCCGTTCTAG
- the LOC120686190 gene encoding uncharacterized protein LOC120686190 isoform X2 — translation MSSWEREMAQPRTSQTGHRHGSRFEETRERLSSLIPRNPFELKMRDCYWMLLAESSTDRFVILQGCRFADQMPNDEFKLVAAGNVDSDWYTVYWLGAKDLARVVHKIMMRKKRNEANDSDIVQKCAFHGLLIYDLVTDIFGLRRPMRLVPPLLGLEMQSLGSEMQMLSRVLEPPSVLAAASRLMIAQGPLGTVASSSAPWVGYRPWAAVGCTPRYLIESLVWPLFLVLFWRSVWRLRSSADYDLEAAGQAHRIGGGAAAPVQQPSEVSQRLDAVMVQAYAAFIPVCVTAYPLLKDAPDYIKFIIFGGLAFTNLGLFVGILSNSVARRGLAIRLVSFSAIAVLTFCVASQLSSRIYVALTALVGVVLNLIIMLLPF, via the exons ATGAGCTCTTGGGAGAGGGAAATGGCACAACCGCGGACCAGCCAGACAGGACATCGTCATGGATCCAGATTTGAGGAGACGCGTGAGCGTTTGTCATCTCTGATCCCCCGAAATCCCTTCGAGCTAAAAATGCGCGATTGCTACTGGATGCTTCTCGCTGAGTCGTCCACAGACAGATTT GTCATCCTTCAAGGGTGTAGGTTTGCTGATCAGATGCCCAACGATGAATTCAAGCTTGTTGCTGCTGGAAACGTGGACTCCGATTGGTACACAGTTTATTGGCTCGGGGCAAAAGATCTAGCACGCGTGGTTCACAAAATCATGATGAGGAAGAAAAGAAACGAAGCAAATGATTCAGATATCGTGCAGAAATGTGCCTTCCACGGCCTTCTCATTTACGATCTAGTTACCGACATCTTCGGCTTGCGTCGTCCTATGCGTTTGGTTCCACCGTTGCTGGGTTTGGAAATGCAGAGTTTGGGGTCGGAGATGCAGATGCTATCGCGAGTTCTTGAGCCGCCGAGTGTACTTGCCGCGGCCTCGCGGTTAATGATAGCTCAAGGCCCCCTCGGCACAGTTGCATCTTCCTCTGCTCCTTGG GTGGGCTACCGTCCATGGGCTGCAGTCGGATGCACCCCCCGTTATTTGATTGAATCGTTGGTCTGGCCTTTGTTTTTGGTCCTGTTTTGGCGGTCTGTGTGGCGTCTCAGATCGTCGGCCGACTATGACTTGGAGGCAGCAGGACAAGCTCATCGGATTGGCGGTGGTGCTGCCGCTCCAGTTCAACAACCATCG GAGGTTTCCCAAAGGCTTGATGCTGTTATGGTGCAAGCTTATGCCGCGTTCATACCCGTGTGCGTGACGGCGTACCCTCTGTTAAAGGATGCTCCTGACTACATCaagttcataatttttggaggtcTGGCCTTCACCAACCTGGGCCTGTTCGTCGGGATCCTGTCCAACTCTGTGGCTCGCCGCGGGCTGGCCATCCGCCTGGTCTCGTTTTCGGCTATCGCTGTCCTGACGTTCTGCGTCGCGTCTCAGCTCTCTTCACGTATCTACGTCGCTCTCACTGCACTTGTTGGTGTGGTGCTAAACTTGATCATTATGCTGCTGCCGTTCTAG
- the LOC120686610 gene encoding B3 domain-containing protein Os06g0112300-like, which yields MTPSPQLETPSPQAEKTPWPQAETPSPQEEMIPSPQEMIPTPQEMIPSPQEEPPSPQEEMIPSPQEETTPWPQIVPLSGDKPFFTIVLSKGHVEKPVQLVCIEEIPSRLHSHLPGSRVPAVLQFGNQSWAVTYCGELKCKKLGPGWRDFVVANRLRIGDGCVFELITLAAGGTGSEGDGKVVFRVQVLRGDLPEEITSRGATSQDPIVIVDN from the exons ATGACCCCCTCGCCGCAGTTGGAGACTCCATCGCCGCAGGCGGAGAAGACCCCTTGGCCGCAGGCGGAGACCCCCTCGCCGCAGGAGGAGATGATCCCCTCGCCGCAGGAGATGATCCCCACGCCGCAGGAGATGATCCCCTCGCCGCAGGAGGAGCCCCCCTCGCCGCAGGAGGAGATGATCCCATCGCCACAGGAGGAGACGACCCCCTGGCCGCAG ATCGTCCCGCTCTCCGGTGACAAGCCCTTCTTCACCATTGTCTTGTCTAAGGGCCATGTAGAGAAGCCTGTCCAGCTGGTTTGTATAGAG GAGATCCCGAGTCGTCTCCACTCCCACCTGCCAGGCTCGCGCGTCCCAGCAGTGCTCCAGTTCGGCAACCAGTCATGGGCGGTGACCTACTGTGGTGAACTCAAGTGCAAGAAGCTCGGTCCGGGGTGGAGGGACTTTGTCGTCGCCAACCGTCTGCGCATCGGGGACGGCTGCGTCTTCGAGCTCATCACGCTAGCTGCTGGAGGAACTGGGAGTGAGGGTGATGGGAAGGTGGTGTTCCGGGTGCAGGTGCTGCGCGGGGACTTGCCGGAGGAGATCACCTCCAGGGGCGCCACCTCTCAGGATCCCATTGTCATCGTTGACAACTAA